gactgGGAGGTGTGTCTGGTGCAGCTGTTCTCACGGCCTCCTCCAACCAGTACCTGCCCTCCGTACTCTCCAGAGAGAACCTATCTCctcaggttagtgtgtgttcatCATGACCTCCTTGACAGTATGTACCCATGccaggtgtgtgtttagggtcaatactgcaaggtcatgtactgtacataattatgtcatgtacatataattatagcctggatCCCAGGGTAGGCCggtgaacgaggctagtacatatAATCCTTTTGTTTGTAGTTAGGGTGCTTTAGAGATCTAACATACTCTTCTTGAGGGGAGGGGTAGttaaacacattattttaaacagccataactttaataccgttgatccaatgtcaaaatttatattatttgcttaaagcttagaaacagactttcaaataatgtgcttcaatccaaaatttcttTGGTgtaatttttcggccttggactaTCAGCTATTATCCTTGGTTGTGTCCAAATTAGTTTTGTAGCTCAAAataatatgaactttgatggcgACGTTTGAAAGGTATATCTTATATACCATtcgattccttgttaaaaaccgcttctatctatatatgctgtagagctggtaagctccacattttgtgatcttgtgtgtgggcattgggtgcatgatgtgagatcaatttcaacatggtatggagTGTTGTTAACATGGAGGGTGACATTGTATGAGTGTAATAATGtgcgacccccccccccccccacacacacctttaggccaACTATGCTGCTCACTCTAACTGACCTTACGATTATTCTAGTATTCAtaatgtaagtacgtacatattgtataccagtacatgtgttgtgtggtgtCCCTTTTATCATagttgagtgtgagtgtgagagGCCATATATATAAGGAGGACATACGTGTGTCGAGGCTGGAGGTGGCCCGTGTGCTGAGGGAGAGAAATTAGTACAAAGAGAAGTACCTCtcactattggagcagattaggtaaagggtcatcgtGTAGTGTTTGTAAAGCGGTCATCATAACTCTAATACATACTAACACTGTGtatccagaggaggttcgacaggtgcagtgcagctcaagcaattagtctCTGATTACACGCTTGCATGAGCGGATAATTAGTGTTCatgcaatcaaaggctaatacATACTAACACTGTGTATTTGTACTAACAATGTTAGTtgattaataataatgtttctctgttgcacaggatgagtgctgactcggctctgtttaagtccaagagcaagaaatcaaagtggttcgactagtgagttgtgtcacgtcagttagtgtgtagaGTTGTAGTGAAGCTTTTCTTATTCTAGTCACTCTATAGAGATTATTATAGAATACAGTCAGGTTAATTAATGGACTCCATAGCGGACCTATGCCACCTCTAGAGTACAGCTATACTGTTTCACTGTATATCTTGAAGTCAGATTATAATCTAGTGCAATAAGATACTATTAGTGTTATGATTCTACTAAAActcgttctcaaaagtttcagcctatagtctagttttattttattgctcccgttacttgctgcttaaccagatcatatatactattgtataacactcctctggtttctatagatctttattatttatgtcaacagccgagggtagcacctcagtgctctagttctaattgtagattgactgatggatttgtcttctgtactattgtttgatttttccacccctcatcttttccggcccccagttatgcggccatttttcagcccggccaagtgttgaggagacaagaagaggcactgagaatggaggtagaggtacagagtacattatctggaaaatgcatttgtgtcatactttgtagagtcccttaaagtcattcaaggtcagctatagtgtgtcctatttgaaggtgtgcaatgtacaatcatgtacgacccccccccccccccacacacacacacacacctttaggcctactatgctgctaagagaggggcctcacgtaaactggccactcagtgtgactatgaccacgtgactctttaacccctcagttcccgaccccacccctcactgtctgtCTCGGAAAAGGAGAGAGTctttggattctgggagaaggcgtccaccctaccctcggacctGAACttttatgagactgttaaatattattttgtctgtttttgtactattttctggcaatgtaattatgtatgtaccacttcatgtcatcataataactataattatatgcaataaaattctgttgcaactcaACATAATAAAAAGAATATCAATATCGCtataaactcatcgcacaattaaaaagaaacaattaacaattagcacttatagagaagaaatcaacagtttgAATAAAACTAAATTTTGTccgtcctccggctacaatggcctctccactaggaagtactgagcatgtgcagaagtatcgtgcagtaggcaggtttcccactttcacccacctcctggtgtcaggctggtagaggtggatcgatgaacttgggttgtCTCTGTCATCGCacccaccaacggctaatagtgacctcccaatactgagaggagctgatcgcacgagtggtacttcctgtaaggtctgccagagagtgggtgtgttccggttggaaagggccttcgcaatgagttcattgaggtcgacgtggtgcactgtcttggttgcccCCCCAGTTTGAtcccaccctcccattaggtagagggtatttcctatgagagttgatttcagttctgattgtgggttaggtagtgactgagcaatgtaccatcttcttgatgccacgtccaacacctccacagtgGAGGTAAGTCGTTTATCATCCtccccaccagctacaatgatgtggttgttgaagtagacagctgttgaggaatggcgagcaatgttcattggtgggtacgggtgagtccattcccctgactcaaacactgcaagctgattggtgtGTTTGGTGTTTCTTGGATCacgtcctcccaccagcactagtcgattagcgagtgatgtcatagcgaagtaCTTGTCAGtatactctggtagtttggtccattgatcttgctcgagtttcatcactgtacacttgTCACAATCATTGTCTGCAAtgcctccaccaacatacaccgtgtcaccgataacaacactctgtaccaagtcacccatcttgattggcatgttttttcttcttctccatttcagagtgagtggaggtctcaactctctgggagggggaccctgaataatgaatgagtgtaattaggatagtgtctactaacaagcgagtgttacttgtagcaataattgcatgcacactaaatcactttctctaattagcttaagaggccacgcccaccagtctaatagaatgtacagtacgattataagagatcaaagcttctactatagctctgcaataatataatggtgcattttgtctcacctgtctctgctgttgaatgatggcgtctctcctgaccagctcagcatctttgtgcttaATCTGTTCtctgtgtgcctgtacaggggaacgttggtggaaatctttgaattaaaacacagacgtgaatatcattagtgaaaattctacaacagaacgagacAATTTccgctaaaggaagtacataattataggcacactcaaacggagGTGTATTTAGCGGCTTAACATGATTTATACAATAGCATCAATTGTTGAGGTATTGTTGGAATCTCATCGACacacttagctacatgtacgcaaaCAAATATCATCATTGTAGTATAATACTAGCGTATaagaatgtgtgcatttggtgACTACTATAATACCTGTAAGAGAGCGGCCCTCTCAACTAGAGCAGCCTCTCTCTGGGAAATCAGATCAGCGATCCTTGactcttgttcactgagttgtCTGTCCTTGTCAGCAATCATACCATCTTTGGTGGCACAGACACTATTCAATATCTGTATATAAAGTAAGGTTATCAACATGCTAGCTCGTTGAGCGAAATAGCTTATAATGAACAAAATAAACTGGTTCTGCTGACCTGTTGCTGTCTAGCAAGCTGAGTATCTTTATCCGCTACTTCCTCATCTTTTTGAACAAGTAGCTCATCTTTTTGTACCAGAAGTCCATCTTTTTGATCCAGTTGATCGTCTTTTTGTGCCAGAAGTGCGTCTTTCTCAGTTAattgctcatctttcctctccagtatcctgtccttctggaccacctctctctgagaacagagtacagcatgcagtgtcagacccttgtacccactagctcactggactggactcaccTGTAGAGCCTCTATCCTCTTCTCCTTTGCCCTGAGGGTCCTGGCAGTCTTCACTCGTGCAATGTCCAGCAGGAGCAGTCCTCCGTCCATCTCcctccccacctcctccagagacgAAAGGAGCTCAGCGGTGGTTGGTCTTCTCTCTGGGGTGTTGGccagacactccctcaccAGACCAAACAGAGGGTGCTCACGTCCACCCGCCAGACTCCTCTCAAGGAGAGCCGTGTAGGGACCTCGacgctcaaactctgagcgagccaggaggtggTCTGGGTTGTTAGGGTCGCTGTACGTGGGGGCAAGGAGATCTCCTGGAAACACCTAGTCCAATGACACGAGTGGAAGAACATGTGAATACTGACTGTCATGATTGTTTTTATGTATATGTCTGTATGTATGGAGAAAACGAGTACAAGTATATTcacaatcatacatacaaaatgcaTTTGCTGAAGGTCAACAATATTAAAGGGGGATCTCCCCAACACATACAACCACAATACTTATAAGGTAATTCACTGCATGAATGGTCACCAGGAATCTaacctatgaatatcattaactacacaTACTTGTGTGAGAGCAAACAATTGCAGCACTCCGAAAGAGAAGACGTCCAGACTGGGTCCGTACACACTGTGACCTCTGTCAGAGAGGGCCTCGGGCGGCATGTACACCAGTGTCCCAGGAAACCTCGTCAGAGTCCTGGCCAGTCGACCAGGCTCCAGATTCACGATACGAGAGTTACCAAAGTCTGTGATCTTGGCTCTCAGAGATGACGTCAGCAGGACGTTCCTGGCAGTGAGATCACGATGGACCACGGACTCACGATGCAGGTGGAGCAGCCCTCGAGCCACACAGACCAGAATGTACTGGGTaacagagagggggatgttGGGGGTGGACTCTAGGAGATCGTCCAGACTTGAGTCCAGCCTCTCCATGACCAGGAGGGGCAGTCGAGAGCCAGTCACGAAACACAGCCCAATGAACTGGGTGATGTTGGGGTGACGGATGCGAGCCATGAGTCGACACTCTCGGCGGTAGTTCCCAGCTAGGTTGGCCACTCCACCACGCTCGTCCGTCTCCAGGAGAACCTCGTGGATCTTCTTGGCTGCATACACCTCACCATTGATCAtcacctgtgcatggaggcagtcacacttgaatagctagcagatacactagagacagtgcacagaaacaaagcatgcagtgactgaccTCTTGAACAGAGCCATAGGAGCCAGTTCCTAGAACTCTCTCCTCTCCAAAGTGCTCCACATTCTCCAGCACAAACTCCCTCAAGTCAGCATCATCTCGCAAAGAAAACATGGTTGactcagctagctacatatactggtacatgtacgtagccaTATAAAATACTATCAGGAGTGTATGCATTCCTGATCCTAGTGCAGCGGAAGTAAATGTGGGGTAATTTTCTTCCGGTTATACAGGAACAGCCATCTATGTTTATTTTGTCAAATTCGCAAAATATTAGTGCTGGTAATTTcaacgatccttgccagaacgcaatagctataaagggtcaattttttaATAAATTTTATACAAGTCTTCaaaaaaaatatataattatataatcttcaaaaaaataattgaaatcTGTTGGTGGTTGGGCCATAATAATAGGgtataaataataatactagCTTATTATATAATCGGTGAGATGGTTCCTAGCTTGGGGCTCTGGAGGTTGTGTCTGGTGGTGGCATAGGGGAGTGCAACAGCATCCGTGATAACCGTTAAATCCAACTTTAATCtgggaactgtgtgtgtgtgtgtgtgtgtgtgtgtgtgtgtgtgtgtgtgtgtgtgtgtgtgtgtgtgtgtttgaggatAGTATATTATACAGAAGTATATACTAtagggtgtgtgtatgagatATACAGAAGTATAGGGACCAGGCTTTCCGACACAACTGACTCTGCCTAAAATTAGAAACAGCTCAAAGTTCTAATGCATTTTACATAGTCTATCACAGTGTCACAGAAACAAAAGAACAAAAGAGCAGACAACACAAAACCATACAGGTATAGAAAAAGCAAGCAGATGTTTGAGAGTCGAgaatgatgtgtgtgtgtgtgtggttgtaatacacatgtacatatacatgtcacgtcgtgtacatgcatgcacactttaGCTGATAAGTACACGCTAGGCACAAGCACACATggacttgtgtgtgtgtgtgtgtgtgtgtgtgtgtgtgtgtgtgtgtacacgctAGGCACAAGCACACATggacttgtgtgtgtgtgtgtgtgtgtgtgtgtgtgtgtgtgtacacgctAGGCACAAGCACACATGGACTTAGTTGGTTAATCTACAGTGTGTtgggttccatggaacccaTGGAACCTGTCTGGATCTGACACTGATAAGGAATCAATTAGTTACCTAATAGGACACGGTTTGAAGCTCTTTCACAGCTACAGGGTTTCAGTCCATTCATCTTTACACAGTACTGGTTGGCATGGTTACAATCATTCACACACCCAGATGTTGTACAGCAAAGTTTCCCTAAGAATGTAAGTAGAAAAAATAAATACTGAAGTCCACAAACTAATACTTGCCTTCCATTGTAGCAGGGTCACACAAATACCTCTTCATTTCTGTCTCAGATCTAAAACGTTGAGTTAAAAAAAAACACAGAGTGGATTAACAAGTAGTCTCGATTCCAGGTAGCAAGGAAGCTAGGGAGAAAGACCTGGGAATTGACCTGATTAATTAACAGGCTTTATGTACACACATTCCATTAAGGGTCATTGTTGACAATGGTCAGGAACTTAATTCATGTTTATTTGCCATCATAACCATACCGatgcaattaataattataagtatttTCAGGAATTAGTTAGCACCAATACCCAGTATTCCAGTTATAGGCACATTCTAATTATGTGGTAATTAAAGCAATTTTCAACTGCTTACACGTTAGTGTTGACAGTATTATACTCGACGGAGGGTGGAGTACGAGGGAAGAGATGAGGGGCCAGTTGAGCTGTCACCATCTCCAGCAAGATCTGAGCACAGTCATCGTAGTACTTCTCAGAGTTCTTAGCTACACTGAATCCATTGACGTCACACACGTAGCTCTTCCCATTGGCCCTCAGGAGGTCAAACCCACACACTGTTTGCTGAGAGGGGAGACACGTAGTATCAAACAAATAAACAAAAAACAACTTACCTTGAAAGCCAGGCATACTTTCTTTACGATAAGTTTCTCTTCATTGGTCAACACAATTGGATACCTAGTCTCCTTTCCATTAGAATTTCTGTCCACCGTTCCACCAAATACCTGGAGCAAAATGAATACCGTAGtgttactagaatgttttgcgatcATTAAACACATGCAAACTTAATTTGcaagggttgatcaatttgcaacaataaaatccgcaaaacctaaattattactagtaaatacacacgatccttgccagaacgcaatagttaaatggcaaagggtcaaattttctgccaatttggctcattcgcaaaggtttttcacccgcaaaatattctagtaatactgtaTAACACCATCGTCACAAGATATTCACATGACTTACCGGTGACTTTCTGGCATCTGCAAAGGCATAATCTGGTCCAACAGCATGAACTTTGACGTCAGTTCCGTCAGTGGCCAGAAACTCCTCATAGATGTACGACCCGTCCTTTCGCACAGAGCTCTCCTTCGAGTAGGCACTGTTGCTGGTTTTTGTCTGTAAATATACAAATTAAATTGGTGTGAAGACTATGCTTCTTTCACGACTGACCTTCCTGAAGAGCCTCTGAGATCCTCCACCATAGTCAGAGGGGAAGTAGATGTAGATATTGTGGTCCTCAGCAGAGACTGGCTTCTCAACAAACGGTTTGTGGAACACTTGACCACCTACTTCAATTACATCATCATTCTCAACAATCTCTGTGGGGGGattgaatgtgtgtgtgggggggattgagtgtgtgtgtgtgtgtgtgtgtgtgtgtgtggggggggggagggttgagtgtatgtgtgtgggggtgatgagtgtgtgtgtgtggggggggctgagtgtgtgtgtgtgggggggctgagtgtgtgtgtgtgtgtggtggggagGGGGCGGTAATATACTGGTTAAATATTTACTTTCACTCACCTATTTCCTTTTCAGCACCGCCCCTGTTGAGGACCACGTGTTTGGGTACCTCCACTCCGTTCTTGATGAGGGTCTCGTACACCTGTTGTCTGGGGAGGAACAACACTCACACAGTGGcactactcacacacacacacactcacacacacacacccacccacccacctacccacccacatacacccacatgcatgcacacacgcacacacacacacacacacacacacacacacacacacacacacacacacacacacacacacacacacctgtccATGAGGGTGTACTGCTCCTGAAGGTCGTTGACCACCATGGGCTGACGCAGGTCCACGTAGGCAATGGCCTTGTCTAGAGGGAAGCCATCAGAGTAGAATGCAACCAGACAGTCCACTACTGGCCACTCGTCCACTGGCTGGTGCAGGATCACTTCATCACTGAAGATCTGAATCTCAATAGACTGATGAGAGGCTAGACGACGGAGAATGTTCTGCATCGGCTTGGCTAGTGTCTGTAGAGATGTCACAGTAAACTCAATACCTAGACACACATAGTAGATACCTTTTTGTTCATTGCACACACTCCTATTGTGATCAGTCCATCCTCAGCTTCATGCACACAGCAACTGGACCCAGTACCTTGGTTGTCCTTGAAGATGATGCGAGGCTCCTCGACCTCAGCGTTGTCTGTACCTGTGTCTGAACGCTGCCCTTCCATCTAGTTTAAGCTAGCTACCTGTAGCTAGCAATAGAAGTACAATGACCGTGGTTCCTTTGAAATTAATTTGAAGAATGCATTAATTATGCGTTAATTATGATTCCTTAcgcattaaaattaatacgcatTTAGCGCACCTTATCCTTGAAGATTGGTGGGGGCGTTGCCTGTCCTTGAGTCTATTCATAGATTAATGGTCTATTCAACAACCACATGGACCCAGTGGACCTATAGAGCTGGATGGAACCGTAGAGATGCTGTCACTAAGAAAGCACTGGTTCTCTCTGGTCAGGCTTTGTGATGTCCTACATGTAGCAGGGAGAAGGAGTAAGGAAGTGTAGTAAGtgtataggtataattatatttgaacCATTTTGCAGGTCGCTCTTCAGGTGTAAATGTGAAGTACGACTATGATCTAATCGTCATTGGAGGTGGCTCTGGTGGCTTAGCTTGCTCCAAAGAAGGTTATAAATTTGTGTTCGTTTCAACCTGGCCGTCTCTGCATTGCCCTTATACTTAATCACAAcaattgttgttttttgttACAGTAAGTTTTCTCCCTCACAGCTTCCCAGCTCGGAAAGAAAGTGGCTGTTTTAGATTTTGTGAGCTCCTCTCCCAAAGGTGACCTCTCTGTGGGGAGTAATAATTAAATATTGTAGTTTTGCACAGGCAATGCGTGGGGTCTGGGGGGCACTTGTGTCAATGTTGGTTGTATTCCACAGGCAATGCGTGGGGTCTGGGGGGCACTTGCGTCAATGTTGGTTGTATTCCAAAGAAGCTCATGCACCAAGCGTCACTACTGGGTCAATCCGTAAAGGTAACTTTCACTATCCTACACTTGATTTTTCCTCCTTTCTTTACTCCTTTTTCCCCACTTTCTTCAATTTCCCCACTCTTTCCCAGTATTCTTCACTCTAAACTCTAAACTCCTAAATGTGTTGTACTCGCTGTAAATAATTAGCTATTTCAGATTGGAAAATTCAACATTCTGTTCTGTttttacaatgtataatttttattaccAACCTTATCGAATTTTCGATTACTGACCGTATAAATATAGACAGTTGACTGTATTTGCGTCTCTCCTTTCAGGATGCTAGTCATTATGGCTGGAATGTTCAAGGGGACACAATCGACCATTCTTGGTAAGGATCACCAAAGTAATTTCTTTCCCACTTATAATTAGCAGTACAGCTGAATCTCTTTGTGTTTCACCCTTTCGTTACCTAGAAAGTGGGTGCggtgtacaagtacatgtagaggtatacagtagctgactgggggtggggctgacTGCCTAGGGATGTAAATGGTCTCCAGGCAATGCCCCCTCCCTATATCGTACTGCCCTTTCGAGAGCGGGTGATCACGAAGACCAGACACACGTACAGTTAGGGAGCAAACAATTCCTCTTCatacatacaataatttttttgtattTCTCTATGCATGTACTTTGAGTAAGTTTTTTTTTCCCAGGGAGTCCTTGGTGATGTCAATTCAAAATCATATCAAATCTCTCAACTTTGGTCACCGAGTGCAGCTGAAAGAAAAGTAAGTGATAATGCAGATTGATGTATCGTATtaaaaatgtataatttaCTTTGCTCCCATTTTTTCCTCACCCCCTGTCACAGAAACGTCGAGTACTACAACGCTAAAGGTTCTTTTGTAGATAGTCACACTGTACT
This is a stretch of genomic DNA from Halichondria panicea chromosome 1, odHalPani1.1, whole genome shotgun sequence. It encodes these proteins:
- the LOC135352080 gene encoding uncharacterized protein LOC135352080 isoform X2 — protein: MFSLRDDADLREFVLENVEHFGEERVLGTGSYGSVQEVMINGEVYAAKKIHEVLLETDERGGVANLAGNYRRECRLMARIRHPNITQFIGLCFVTGSRLPLLVMERLDSSLDDLLESTPNIPLSVTQYILVCVARGLLHLHRESVVHRDLTARNVLLTSSLRAKITDFGNSRIVNLEPGRLARTLTRFPGTLVYMPPEALSDRGHSVYGPSLDVFSFGVLQLFALTQVFPGDLLAPTYSDPNNPDHLLARSEFERRGPYTALLERSLAGGREHPLFGLVRECLANTPERRPTTAELLSSLEEVGREMDGGLLLLDIARVKTARTLRAKEKRIEALQREVVQKDRILERKDEQLTEKDALLAQKDDQLDQKDGLLVQKDELLVQKDEEVADKDTQLARQQQILNSVCATKDGMIADKDRQLSEQESRIADLISQREAALVERAALLQPHRKQIGHKDAELVRRDAIIQQQRQGPPPRELRPPLTLKWRRGKDMPIKMGDSVQSVVIGDTVYVGGGFAVNDRDRCTVMKLEQDQWTKLPEYTAKYFAMTSLANRLVLVGGNNPRNKKRTNQLAVFESGEWTHPYPPMNIARSSSTAVSFNNRIIVAGGDDDKERTSSVEVLDVASRRWYIAQSLPNPRSSLKSTLIGNTLYLMGGYDHTLSATKTVYHVDLTELVAKAHSNLDTPTLWQTLQEAPLFWSAPLSIGRSLLAVGGLDDRVNPSSVIHLYQPDTRRWVKV
- the LOC135352110 gene encoding inositol hexakisphosphate and diphosphoinositol-pentakisphosphate kinase 2-like, whose protein sequence is MEGQRSDTGTDNAEVEEPRIIFKDNQGTGSSCCVHEAEDGLITIGVCAMNKKTLAKPMQNILRRLASHQSIEIQIFSDEVILHQPVDEWPVVDCLVAFYSDGFPLDKAIAYVDLRQPMVVNDLQEQYTLMDRQQVYETLIKNGVEVPKHVVLNRGGAEKEIEIVENDDVIEVGGQVFHKPFVEKPVSAEDHNIYIYFPSDYGGGSQRLFRKTKTSNSAYSKESSVRKDGSYIYEEFLATDGTDVKVHAVGPDYAFADARKSPVFGGTVDRNSNGKETRYPIVLTNEEKLIVKKVCLAFKQTVCGFDLLRANGKSYVCDVNGFSVAKNSEKYYDDCAQILLEMVTAQLAPHLFPRTPPSVEYNTVNTNVSETEMKRYLCDPATMEGKLCCTTSGCVNDCNHANQYCVKMNGLKPCSCERASNRVLLVPRLKLDLTVITDAVALPYATTRHNLQSPKLGTISPII
- the LOC135352080 gene encoding serine/threonine-protein kinase TAO3-like isoform X1, which encodes MFSLRDDADLREFVLENVEHFGEERVLGTGSYGSVQEVMINGEVYAAKKIHEVLLETDERGGVANLAGNYRRECRLMARIRHPNITQFIGLCFVTGSRLPLLVMERLDSSLDDLLESTPNIPLSVTQYILVCVARGLLHLHRESVVHRDLTARNVLLTSSLRAKITDFGNSRIVNLEPGRLARTLTRFPGTLVYMPPEALSDRGHSVYGPSLDVFSFGVLQLFALTQVFPGDLLAPTYSDPNNPDHLLARSEFERRGPYTALLERSLAGGREHPLFGLVRECLANTPERRPTTAELLSSLEEVGREMDGGLLLLDIARVKTARTLRAKEKRIEALQREVVQKDRILERKDEQLTEKDALLAQKDDQLDQKDGLLVQKDELLVQKDEEVADKDTQLARQQQILNSVCATKDGMIADKDRQLSEQESRIADLISQREAALVERAALLQAHREQIKHKDAELVRRDAIIQQQRQGPPPRELRPPLTLKWRRRKNMPIKMGDLVQSVVIGDTVYVGGGIADNDCDKCTVMKLEQDQWTKLPEYTDKYFAMTSLANRLVLVGGRDPRNTKHTNQLAVFESGEWTHPYPPMNIARHSSTAVYFNNHIIVAGGEDDKRLTSTVEVLDVASRRWYIAQSLPNPQSELKSTLIGNTLYLMGGWDQTGGATKTVHHVDLNELIAKALSNRNTPTLWQTLQEVPLVRSAPLSIGRSLLAVGGCDDRDNPSSSIHLYQPDTRRWVKVGNLPTARYFCTCSVLPSGEAIVAGGRTKFSFIQTVDFFSISANC